In Rutidosis leptorrhynchoides isolate AG116_Rl617_1_P2 chromosome 2, CSIRO_AGI_Rlap_v1, whole genome shotgun sequence, one genomic interval encodes:
- the LOC139893251 gene encoding low affinity inorganic phosphate transporter 1-like, whose protein sequence is MAREQLQVLSALDSAKTQLYHFTAIVIAGMGFFTDAYDLFAISLVTKLLGRIYYHKDGAPKPGTLPPGVASSVTGVALVGTLCGQLFFGWLGDKMGRKRVYGMTLALMVVCSLASGLSFGKEAKGVMATLCFFRFWLGFGIGGDYPLSATIMSEYANKKTRGAFIAAVFAMQGFGILASGVVALITSASFDHAFNAPSYATDPIKSTVPQADYVWRIILMFGAIPAALTYYWRMKMPETARYTALVAKNAKQAAEDMGRVLHVEIAADEQKLEQIESHNQFSLFSREFLRRHGLHLLGTCSTWFLLDIAFYSNNLFQKDVFSAIGWIPSAAKMSATGEVFKVAKAQTIIALCSTVPGYWFTVAFIDIIGRFTIQLMGFFFMTVFMFALAIPYHHWTLHENRIGFVVMYSLTFFFSNFGPNATTFVVPAEIFPARLRSTCHGISAAAGKAGAIVGAYGFLYASQSTDPKKTDAGYPPGIGIRYTLIVLGAINFLGMTFTFLVPEAKGRSLEEMSGENEEEMETTPNTTHRTVPV, encoded by the coding sequence ATGGCTCGAGAGCAACTACAAGTGCTTAGTGCACTTGATTCGGCTAAGACCCAATTGTACCACTTCACGGCCATCGTGATCGCTGGTATGGGTTTCTTCACGGACGCCTACGATCTTTTCGCTATTTCTCTTGTAACCAAATTACTTGGTCGTATTTACTACCACAAAGATGGTGCACCCAAACCAGGAACCCTTCCCCCTGGTGTAGCCTCATCGGTTACTGGTGTTGCCCTTGTAGGAACGCTATGCGGTCAGCTCTTCTTTGGGTGGCTCGGAGATAAAATGGGTCGTAAACGAGTCTATGGTATGACTTTGGCCCTCATGGTCGTATGCTCACTAGCATCGGGCCTCTCTTTTGGGAAGGAAGCTAAAGGTGTGATGGCGACTCTTTGTTTCTTTAGGTTTTGGCTCGGGTTTGGTATTGGTGGTGACTATCCACTTTCGGCTACAATTATGTCTGAATATGCTAACAAGAAAACTCGTGGTGCGTTTATTGCTGCGGTTTTTGCTATGCAAGGTTTTGGGATTTTGGCTAGCGGAGTGGTAGCATTAATCACCTCGGCCTCTTTTGACCACGCGTTTAATGCTCCCTCCTATGCGACGGACCCAATAAAGTCTACAGTCCCACAAGCGGACTATGTCTGGCGAATAATTCTCATGTTTGGGGCAATTCCTGCCGCCCTGACATACTATTGGCGTATGAAGATGCCTGAAACCGCACGTTACACGGCTTTGGTAGCGAAAAATGCTAAACAAGCCGCAGAAGATATGGGTCGAGTCCTACATGTTGAGATAGCTGCCGATGAGCAAAAGCTTGAGCAAATCGAGTCCCATAACCAATTCAGTTTGTTTTCTAGAGAATTCCTTCGTCGCCACGGGCTTCATTTACTAGGAACATGCTCCACGTGGTTTTTACTCGACATCGCTTTCTACTCAAATAACCTCTTCCAAAAAGATGTTTTCTCCGCAATTGGGTGGATCCCTAGTGCGGCTAAAATGAGTGCTACCGGTGAGGTTTTCAAAGTAGCAAAAGCCCAAACGATTATTGCACTTTGCAGTACTGTCCCCGGATACTGGTTTACAGTCGCTTTCATTGATATTATCGGCCGCTTTACGATCCAACTCATGGGATTCTTTTTCATGACTGTTTTCATGTTTGCGCTCGCAATTCCATACCACCACTGGACCTTACACGAAAATCGTATCGGATTCGTGGTCATGTACTCATTAACTTTCTTTTTTTCCAACTTCGGACCTAACGCCACCACTTTCGTGGTCCCCGCTGAAATCTTCCCAGCAAGACTACGGTCAACCTGTCATGGTATCTCTGCAGCTGCTGGGAAAGCGGGGGCCATCGTTGGTGCCTACGGGTTCCTCTACGCTTCTCAAAGCACCGACCCAAAGAAGACTGATGCAGGGTACCCTCCGGGTATTGGAATCAGGTACACTCTCATTGTCCTGGGTGCGATCAATTTCTTAGGAATGACATTTACATTTTTAGTCCCAGAAGCTAAAGGCAGATCACTTGAAGAAATGTCCGGGGAAAATGAAGAAGAAATGGAGACCACCCCTAACACAACGCACCGAACTGTACCTGTTTGA